Part of the Aquila chrysaetos chrysaetos chromosome Z, bAquChr1.4, whole genome shotgun sequence genome is shown below.
CTAAAACCTCAGCAAGGGGCGTCCCCCTTTCAACGCTGGGTGCTGACCCCatctttcttaatattttttttgcaagtttaaaCACAAGAGTTTCCCAGGATAATTTTATCTGAATTACCCATGCCCAAGTCTCTTAGGTGAACTCCCCTGATTATTTCTGCCATCAAGTGAGTGTCGGTAATAGGTTTGTCCAGAGAAATACCCAGTTGCACTCTTTCTCTCTTGTGTCGTAGAGTCCCATCCGGGTCGCCAATTCTGCTAAAGAATTTTCAgtcatgggtttctctaggtttgctttattaacaactcaagagttgggccaccaccgcaGTGAATGGCAACCTTCCAAAAATTTCCCAATCTTATATACCTTTTTACCACCCATTGTCCCAGTCCAAAGTCTTTGGAATTTTCCAGTCGATCTCTGTGCCCATGTCATTATCATTCATCATCTCATCTCATCAGTTCTCATGTCCcggttcttctgaagttagtggtcATAGGCAGAAGGTCTTCGGTCACCAcaatcacttatcttcttacacatcaaagatcacctttgaatttctgaaaatcactcaggctattctattaatttatcttgttctaaagttaatcacttactcccatGTCTTAGGTGTAAGATGTATGATCCTTCTTCTGTTGATTTAGCTTGACTGGGTTTCGAGCCAGCCATGGAGGGGGAGACACATAGCACAAATAAGCAGcttatgcatattgttttataagcacctgcattctattaatcatatctaaaccaatttctaatcattagttatatgtctaatatgaatagtcttagaaacagtaaggcttaaggcctagttccttTTACACCCAGGGGCTCTGATGCTTCATCAGCACGGGTGTTCGTAACCTTCCCCTTGACTGTTGAAGCCCTTGCGGCTGCAATGAGCGGCCAGAGCCAGTGTCTGAGCTCTAATCTCAGTACTGGCCTTGGATGAGTTTCCCGCCATGCTGTCAGGGACTGGGAGGACAGATGGCCTTCACCTTATTTATTGCTCACTCACTGTGACTCCCCTCTCCACAGGAACAGCGTCACGATCTCACCGACGCTGTCAAGGCACTGCTCAAAGACTACAACAACACGGTATCCTTTGACCCTTGGCCTGACACAGCTGAACTGCCCACCTGTCTCCTGGGCTGCCTCCCCCCATCCCATACTGTTGgatccccagccctgggcttAATGGGCAGTGCCCCTTCTGACATGGTGACACCCACGTCCCTGTCGTACTCCTCTCGGGAGTGCAGCAGAGGGCCAAAACTGCCTGGCCTTCCCCTGAGAAGGGAAGGGCAGGGTCCCACCTGCAAGCCAGAGCCCCTGTGCCGGATCGGCTCACAGTGCAGCTCGGCATGATGCAGCGGCGCAGCCTCCGTGCTAGTGCAGAGCTCGTGCCGGCCAGAGGTGCGCTGGCATCTCTGTCGGGTGACTGCTGGTCCCTGCGACCTGCCTGAGCCAAACAGTGGCTAGTCCTGACTGTGTAGGATCCCGGTGCTGAGACACGTCCTAAAACTGTGGTGGGTAGGGGagctctgctcttttctgtaGAAAGCCCCTTGAAACGCAGTGCTACACGGTGTTCAGAAGTGCCTCCTGGACGCCCATCGGTGTTTGGTGCTGCGCAGTGGCTCAGTGCCTGCACGGTTTGAGTCCGCGCGGGCTTCCTACAGCCTGGTGCCCCGGGCTGCTTCCTCTCCCAAGGAATCGGGGTTGTAACAGTGCTGTCAGGGTGCTCTGACCTTGGTTTCTTCCCTGCATTTTCCACATCTCTTTCCTTATGAGTCACGTCCAGACCCTGCTTCTCTCCAAGCAGTTTGTCCAGTGGAGTGAAATACTGACACGGCTGGAAACGGCCAAGGAAGTGAAGCCTGTGGCAGAGTGATGGCAGAGCCGGGAGCGTGGAGAACCCCGGGGACCCTGCTGGCCGTGGGTCTCTCTGGAGAGGCTGCAGCACGGCTTGCACCCCGCTGTCTCAGCACCTTCCCACTTGGCGTGAGCATGCTGCGAGCGACATCACAGGCTCTCGGGGAGCACCCTGGCCCTACGGCTGAGCTGTCGGCCCCGAATCGAAGCCACACTACTCCTTCATATGCCACTGTTTGCAAATCTTGCACTTCCCCAAAACACGTTTTGGTTTGTAACGTATTTTAAACTCCCTTTCTGCTCTTACTGTGGAGCGTAGTAAAGTCCTGCAGAGCTGACTGCGTTGTCTGTGCCTCCCTGGGTCCAAGGACTCCTCCTGGCGCGTGCAGACCGTCCCTCCACGGGCCAGTAAATCCCTTCCAGACCCGCAGCCTTCCCCGGGCCGCGGCACAGCGCTCGGCCCCGCTCCCTTCCTCCGGCTGCCCGGGAGGCTCTGCTGGGCCCCCGGGCCCGGCCTGGGAACTCGACCTTCCTCCCGGTGGGCTAACGGCGGGTACTTCGAGGAcgcttcagcagcagctcagccgCGTCCTTGCGTGGGGCGCACAGGGAGACGCCGCCCGTGACCGccgcagggggacggggacggggacggggacgcgGCGGGTcgcggtcccggtcccggtcccggggCGGCTCTGACCCGCCGGCCACCGTGGCTCACGACGCGCGAGCCCCGCCCACCGCGGCGCGACGCCCCGCCCGCCGCGatgccccgccccgcccgccgcgacgccccgccccgcccgccgcgacgccccgccccgcccgccgcggcgccCAGGCGCTGTGACCGTGGGGGCGGGGCCAGCGTGCTGCGCTCCGCCTCCCTCCttccgcccgcccgccctcgcGCCTGCGCGCGATGGGCGGCCGCCGCCATTTTATCGGCGAGGATCGCGCTGAGGCGGCGGCAGGTAAGAGCTGCTCCCGCACTCCCGACCTCCGCCGTCGCGATGTCCGGCCTCCCTACAGGCGCACGGAGCCCACCCCGGCCTCCTCCCGGGGGCCTGCAGCGCCGCATGGGCCCACGGGCCCCCGCCGTGGGACCTGTGGCcttcccgcccgccccgccgccggtgCAGTGGCGGTCCCGGCCGCCGGTGCAGTGGCGGTCCCGGCCGCCGGTGCAGTGGCGGTCCCGGCCGCCGGTGCAGTGGCGGTCCCGGCCACCGGTGCAGTGgcggccgccgccaccgcctggcttcccctcccttcccttcaggCCCATGGCCATGCCGCCCGGCTCCTTTCCTCCCCCGGTAGCCGGCGCTTGGCCTGCCCCGCGCCGCGCCTTCCCTGTGGCAGCGGCCGGCCCTTTCCTGAGGCCCTGGGACACCAGCCTGGCTCGCCGCCCCTGGCCCAACGGCGGTGGCTTCGCCGCCCCCCCTCGCCCACCCCGACTGCACCCACAGCAGGGTCTTGGCCTTCCTAACCCCTGCGGCAGGGGGTTCAACCTTCCCTGCTGCCCGCTGGCAGCTCCCATCCCCCCTAGCAGCTGTGTCCACCTCTGTCCCAGGCCTGGCGCTGATCTTCGTCAGCAGAGCAGGGTGCGTGCCGGGCTGCCGTGCTGGGGGCAAGGGCCTCGTGGAGGTCGTGTGCTTCCTGGGTACCGCGAGGGAGGCGTTGACCTGCCCTGTCTCCTCAGGGGATGGGGGACAGGGTGCTGGCTGTGGGTAAGACGGGGCTCACGGGCCTACAGACAGCGAAGCCTCAGTGGCGCGTGGTTGGGCACCTCGGGCTTTTtgtggtggggagaggggtgCCTTACGCAGATTGGGCAGGCCTCGGTCAGGATGCCGGTGGAGGGACCCTGCcttggcagggaggggagctATGAGACTGGacctttctgtccttccctttcctttggAGACGGCTGCTTTGGTTCATCGTGTGCTTTTCTGTTGTCCAGATGCTTCTTTGCCCCCCAtttcctgcctgcacccccaggCTTGCTGACTCCTCTGTGGCTGTTGCATCAAGTATCCAGTCCCTGGCCTTTCACGTAGGCTGGCAGGTCACGGAGCTCAGAGCCGCACAACCCCATTCCAGTAACACAAGTGGGCTGCAGCAGGTGAGTTGTGCCTGGGTtcattgtgtgtgtgttctgGTGCAGCTCACGGGGTGCAGCTGTGGTCAGTATCCCCCTGGCTTCTGTTCCCGATAGCCTCAGCTCACCTGTTTGTTCTCAGCTTTTCTCTCGGGTACtgcctgtattttttatttcatcctgCCATAACACCAGCCCTGTTCCTTCCACCGCCTGCCTGTCAGGGCCCAGACTGCCCTTCAGCAGTGTTCGTGCTGTAGGTACATGCTGACTCCTCAGCATGAGTAGGGCGTTCTTGCTGATTTTTTGGATATGCCTTTTCAGGATTTCCAACTCTGATAGCACAGAGTGCCCTTTGGAGGAGAGGTTGTAGCTCATCGTGGTGAGAGTTTCTTGGTGCAGCAGTTATAGTGGGAGTTTTTTAATggatctgttttccttttcagcacTACAGAATGGAGAACTATAAGAAGACCAGAATCGTGGAGAAACCATGTCCTCTTCCTTTCACCGACCTGCCCCCTGATATTATTGAAATGAAAGTGAAGGATGGCAGCAAAATCAGAAATCTGATGGGCTATGCCATCAGGAAGATGGAGGAGGAATCGGTGAGACAGATCCTTTTCACTGGCTCAGGCAAGGCTGTCAGCAAGACCATTACCTGTGTGGAAATCATGAAACGAAGGCTCAAAGAGCTGCACCAGATCACCAAAGTGCTCTTCAAACAGATTGAAGAGATCTGGGAACCCATTGTGCCTGAGGCAGGCCTCGATGCCTTGACAGTGAAGAGAAACATTCCTGCCATATGTGTCCTACTCAGCAAAGACGCCCTCAATCCTCAGGAGCCAGGGTACCAGGCTCCAGGCTCTTTTGATGCCTTCTGGATCCAGACACTTAAAGCAGAGTCCCAGGGccaaatgaagagaaagaagggtggcggcagaggagctggcagcaTGGGAAGGCACCCTTGGTCCTCTGGAGGAGGGCCTGGGGAGTCCTCCGCCAAGTCCTGAGACACTGGCATCACATTTGGGTGTGGTTTGGGGGAGTTACAGAAACAAGCCAGCTGCTGTAGCTGGAAAGATGCTGCTGAACTTGCAGAGTTGTTGGGGGAGGGCATGAGAAGTTAACTGTTTCAAAATGGATGTGATTGTAGCTATCTGAAACTGTGTTTTGACAAGTTCTCTCGTCAAAGGCTGCCAGGCTGTAGTCCTTAGCCTGCGGTTCAGGGAAGACAGGAGGCGTCTCTGCTTGAGCAAGGACTGTTGATGTCTTGTCAGTGAGCCCTGGTGAGCGGCTGCTCACTGAGTGGGGTTTCAGCTGCTTGGGGCCGTGCAGCAGCCCATGCAGCAGGTGTGCATGCCAGGTGCCTGCTTTTGTGGCAGGGGAAGGTGGTTCTTGCTGCGGTACAGAGGAGAGATGGGACCTGACATGGATTTCCCCAGCTGCCACCTGCATTGCTGGAGCTCATGTGAGTGCACAGCGGGGCACAGGCCTGGGTCAGCCACTTCTTCTGTGCTTCAAAGTCCATCTGCTAAGCCCATCGGGCGGTTTGAATGTGGGACTGCAGGGATACAACTCCGTCGGCAATCGTGTGCACGTAGTGCCCTTTCTGTCCTTGTTTCATCTCAGTGATGCTGATGGTTACACCTCTCTCTGCCAAAGTGGCAGGAGTCAAATCATGTCCTAACCAGCCTGAAAACCTGTAGCTGCACGAGTGCCCTGGGGTGGTGGTAGTGATAAGCTCCAAAGGACcctgttctttcccttttcttctcctttataATGCACAGAGgtggatttaaaataaagtttcctCTTCATGTAACATGAAATTTGTCATGtcttcctcatcccactggaggTCACCCTGTAAGCGTTGGCGATTGGGCTGCGGCTGCTGGCTGAAGCTCTGCTCTTTCAGCTTTCCTTGAGGAAGAGAGGACCTGCTGCTCCACGTTTGTTCCTCTCATGACTGTAAATGGACCCTGATGTGAGGGGGGGAGGTTTTCTTCCTGCCTTCGCTGTTCCCCTTTAATATCCAAGAAAGATCaaggttgggggttttttctgggaagctttttgctatttttttttttgttgttgttcttttaaacTGACTAGAACTGCAGTCTCAAAAATGGTCGGCCCAAATCCTGCCGAGTGAGGCAAAGGACAAAGCGTCTTTTCTTGCCAGTAGTTTCCCTTCTGGAGCAGCTCTGGTAAGTAACACCGGACAGGAAGAAAGTGCTGTTCCCTTTGACAGGCTGAGCTCTCACTGGAACCACCCCTGCTCACTCTGTGTTCCCAGTGCTGCCTGTTCTGCCCGCTCTTCCCGGGTCACTGCCTGTGTTGGTGAGCTCCAGTTGGACCTGATGCTCTGCTTTGTTAAGTCAGTGGGAAACAGTACAAGCATTTAAAGAAGGGATTTTTACTTAAATTGGGGGTGCAGGAGAGAGACGGTGCATTACCCGTGTGACCTGACACCTGCAGAGACATGACTTCACCCTTGCCTTGCATCAGCATGAGCTTTCTCACCAGTCGAGTGCCCGGTGCAAGCTGGGTCAGTGCCAGGTTTACATGCCTcgtcctcttccccttcccttctggGTCTCATTGTGCTCTGCCCTGCTGTTGTCCCCAGAGCTAACGAGGTGGTTGAGGAGATGCCCAGACCTCTGCCGTACCAGAGCAGGTGAGAcctggggatggggcagagTTCTGCTGATCTGTCTTGGTGctgttcccagctgctgctccctcaCATAGAGTGAATCAcagagtcatagaatggtttgggtgggaagggaccttaaagatcatctagttccaatccccctgccatgggcagggacaccttccactggaccaggttgctcaaagccccatccagcctggccttgaacacttccagggatggggcatccacaacctctctgtgcaacctcttccagtgcctcatcaccctcacagtgaagaacttcttccttacatctaatctcaatctgccctctttcagtttaaaactgctACCCCTTGTCCTGTGACTACGCTCCCTGTTAAAGGGtccttccccatctttcctggtggccccctttaagtaccagaaggccactataaggtgtcactggagccttctcttctccaggctaaacgacctcaactctctcagcctttcctcacaggggaggtgctccagccccctgatcatctttgtggccctcctctggacctgcttcaacaggtccatgtccttttTATGTTGGGGAtgccagagctggacacagtactccaggtggggtctcatgagagcggagcagagggggagaatcacttccctcaacctgctggccacacttcttttcaTGCAGCCTGGGATATGGTTCgatttctgggctgcaaacgcacattgtCAGGTCATGTTGAGCCTCTggtcaaccaacacccccaagtcctcctcctcagggctgctctcaatccattctcctcccagcctgtatttgtgcttgggattaccctgacccacgtgcaggaccttgcacttggccttgttgaatttTGTGAGGTtcgcacgggcccacctctcaggcctgtcaaggtccctctggatggcgtcccttccctccagtgtgtcgaccagaccacacagcttggtgtagtcagcagacttgctgagggtgcactcaatttcactgtccatgttgccaacaaagatgttaaacagcgccagtcccaataccgacccctcAGGAATGCCACTTGTCTTAAGGAGGAGACTGCTTTTCTTGATTAATTAGCAGATTAGCGATAAATGCCAAGGAAAGATGGTCAAGTGCCTGATAAGATGGCTTCTGACATTGCCACAAGcaatgtgtttgtgtttgtttactgTTAAAAACACCCTCTTAGCAGAGAGCCAGATCCTCAAACAGCCCATGTAATCCTCCCTCGTGGCTTCCCTCGTGGAGGTGGCATGTTTACCACCACCTCATCAAAGctgcaaagtgatttttatttttgtttcactgttgGAAAGTTACCCACAGCTGACTGCGGCAGCTCTCCCTTCTGGGTGCTGTGGCACCCGCCAGCGCCGgagctttcctttccttccctgggGCCAGAGCGGGAGCAGCCGGCCATCGCACCCCGAACCCCCGAGCAGCCCTTGGGGTCAGCCAGGGGACCAGTGTGTGGGGTGGCCTGGCCAGACAGGCCCCCCACACCCCAAGGGACTGCAGCAGATCCCTGCCCCCCGTGTCACTGCCGTGAGTCTGTGCCACCAGGCAGACACATGGCCTGGCCGTGGCttttcagagcagctgcagaTGCTGGGACCTGATCCCTGGGGGTCCCCGGAAGCCCCACGGCAGTGGGGAGAGCTCCCTGTGTGCCCCCCAGCCACCTCCCCTGGATGCCGCGTCCGTGTCCTTCACCGGGAGCATCCCCACTTCGGGGTGACACCCCACACCAGAGCgtccctggctctgctgccccTACGGAGGAGGGCAGTTACAGCTCAGCAGGGGTGGGGGCtgcccctgcctcagtttccccagggCACAGGACAGGGAGAAGCCGGCTGTGCTtatgaagctgctgctgcccaggttCCCTGGGCACCGAATGTCCCTAAATGACCTGtgtcgtgtgtgtcccccccccccccccgctccatGGACCGGTGCCTGCGCccacccctgcctgcctgcggcTGCCGTGTCCCGGCAGGgaccccagcccagctctggcCGCTCCATCCTCATCATCCGCGAGCCCCGGTGTACACGGGGCCGGGgcgcacgtgtgtgtgtgtgtgtgtgtgtgcaaatgtGCGtgcaggggcagggcagggcaggcagcagggcggGCCAAGGcggcagcagggagaggcaggcagtggccccggggccgggcagggcaggccgtgctgggcaggcagggtcAGCGTGGGCCGCACAGGCAGGGCAGTAGAGGCCGCGTGGGGAAAGCAGCGCGGgcagggcagcagaggagggCAAGCACAGCAGCACGGGCGGG
Proteins encoded:
- the RPP25L gene encoding ribonuclease P protein subunit p25-like protein isoform X1, which gives rise to MLLCPPFPACTPRLADSSVAVASSIQSLAFHVGWQVTELRAAQPHSSNTSGLQQHYRMENYKKTRIVEKPCPLPFTDLPPDIIEMKVKDGSKIRNLMGYAIRKMEEESVRQILFTGSGKAVSKTITCVEIMKRRLKELHQITKVLFKQIEEIWEPIVPEAGLDALTVKRNIPAICVLLSKDALNPQEPGYQAPGSFDAFWIQTLKAESQGQMKRKKGGGRGAGSMGRHPWSSGGGPGESSAKS
- the RPP25L gene encoding ribonuclease P protein subunit p25-like protein isoform X2, whose protein sequence is MENYKKTRIVEKPCPLPFTDLPPDIIEMKVKDGSKIRNLMGYAIRKMEEESVRQILFTGSGKAVSKTITCVEIMKRRLKELHQITKVLFKQIEEIWEPIVPEAGLDALTVKRNIPAICVLLSKDALNPQEPGYQAPGSFDAFWIQTLKAESQGQMKRKKGGGRGAGSMGRHPWSSGGGPGESSAKS